Proteins from one Pseudomonas grandcourensis genomic window:
- the cysD gene encoding sulfate adenylyltransferase subunit CysD, with translation MDTSSQIGPVDALKVRTPHLKHLEAESLQIIREAVAEAENPAMLYSMGKDSAVMLHLARKAFYPSPPPLPLLHVDTRWKFQEMYLFRDLMARESGMDLLVHINPEAISKDINPFDHGSALHTDITKTEGLKQALDKYKFDLVFGGARRDEEKSRAKERIFSFRTQSHQWDPKQQRPELWNLYNTRKKPGESIRVFPLSNWTELDIWQYIYQENIPLVPLYFAKERPVVVRNGMTIMVDDARMPLLSGEKIEARNIRFRTLGCYPLTGAMDSNATTVADILLELLDSSHSERQGRAIDSDSSASMEKKKKEGYF, from the coding sequence CTGGACACCAGCAGCCAGATCGGTCCGGTCGATGCGTTGAAAGTGCGCACGCCCCACCTCAAGCATCTTGAAGCCGAAAGCCTGCAAATCATCCGCGAAGCGGTGGCCGAGGCGGAAAACCCCGCGATGCTGTACTCGATGGGCAAGGACAGCGCGGTGATGCTGCATCTGGCGCGCAAGGCCTTTTACCCTTCTCCACCGCCACTGCCTTTACTGCACGTCGATACGCGCTGGAAATTTCAGGAGATGTACCTTTTCCGCGACCTGATGGCGCGAGAAAGCGGTATGGACCTGCTGGTGCACATCAATCCGGAAGCCATCAGCAAGGACATCAACCCCTTTGATCATGGTTCGGCACTGCACACCGACATCACCAAGACCGAAGGCCTCAAGCAGGCGCTGGACAAATACAAGTTCGACCTGGTGTTCGGCGGCGCACGCCGCGATGAAGAAAAATCCCGGGCCAAGGAACGCATCTTTTCGTTCCGCACCCAGAGCCACCAATGGGACCCGAAGCAGCAGCGCCCTGAGCTGTGGAACCTCTACAACACGCGCAAAAAACCGGGCGAGAGCATTCGCGTGTTCCCGTTATCCAACTGGACCGAACTCGATATCTGGCAATACATCTACCAGGAAAACATTCCTCTGGTCCCCCTGTACTTCGCCAAGGAACGTCCCGTCGTGGTGCGCAACGGCATGACCATCATGGTCGATGACGCCCGCATGCCCCTGCTGTCTGGCGAGAAAATCGAAGCCAGGAACATTCGCTTCCGCACCCTGGGTTGCTACCCGCTGACCGGCGCAATGGATTCGAATGCCACCACCGTGGCTGACATTTTGCTTGAGCTGCTGGACTCCAGTCATTCCGAACGGCAAGGCCGAGCGATCGACAGTGACAGCTCCGCCAGCATGGAAAAGAAAAAGAAAGAAGGATACTTCTGA
- the hrpA gene encoding ATP-dependent RNA helicase HrpA, with product MTDESPSIDKLLKNLDHAMLADRHRLRRQLLELRKKPDEAKLGQWVTRMQASCDQVLARKASLPVIRYDDSLPIAAKRDEIKKALEKHQVLIIAGETGSGKTTQLPKICLEIGRGQHGLIGHTQPRRIAARSVASRVAEELGTPLGALVGYQVRFEDQSDSSTLIKLMTDGILLAETQNDRYLERYDTIIVDEAHERSLNIDFLLGYLKTLLPRRPDLKVIITSATIDLERFSKHFDDAPIVEVSGRTYPVDTWYRPLTLEQDEEGNRVEDDLTVDQAILATLDEIAAYERSERRSPGDVLVFLPGEREIRDAADMLRKAQLKHTEILPLYARLSPAEQQRIFQSHPGRRVVLATNVAETSLTVPGIRYVIDSGTARISRYSYRAKVQRLPIEAISQASANQRKGRCGRVEPGICIRLYSEEDFLGRPEFTDPEILRTNLAAVILQMLHLHLGEVTAFPFIEPPDGKAISDGYNLLQELSAVDRNSQLTPLGRQLARLPVDPRMGRMLLEAAKLGSLQEVLIVASAMSIQDPRERPPERQQAADQAHAQWKDADSDFAGLVNLWRGFEEQRQALTASPLRNWCRKNFLNYLRLREWRDSHRQLSLICRDMQLSLNKEPADYPKLHKAVLVGLLSQIGQKTEEGDYLGARQRRFWIHPSSGIGKKRPQWLMTAELVETTKLYARMVAKIDADWIEPLAGHLIKKNHFEPHWEKKRGQVVAFEQITLFGLIVVGRRPVHYGPVDPVVSRELFIREGLVRGEIQSRATCLTANKQLLEQLDELEAKARRRDILADEETLYAFYDARLPAEIHQTATFDSWYRINSQKDPQLLIMREEDVLAREASEVTAQHYPDTLHIGDLELALSYHFEPNHPRDGVTLRVPAPLLPMLPPERLEWLVPGVIEAKCIALVRNLPKALRKNFVPVPDFVKAALQRMTFAEGSLPQALGRELLRMTGARVSDEAWAEAVQQVESHLRMNLEIVDAQGKFLGEGRDLAELTARFAEASQAALAVPQTAKSQQPVEPKVFAAVAEKTQQKIAGLSMTVYPALVEEAGTVKEGRFSTPAEAEFQHRRALQRLLMQQLAEPAKFLRGKLPGLTELGLLYRDMGRVDALVEDILLASLDSCILEGEDPLPRDGAALASLAERKRGAWTEHAERVAKLTLEILKLWHGLQKRFKGKIDLAQAVALNDIKQQLSHLVYPGFVRETPMQWLKELPRYLKAIEQRFEKIGAQVQRDRVWSGELSGLWTQYQTRANKHAQEGKRDPQLELYRWWLEEYRVSLFAQQLGTKVPISDKRLNKQWSQVEP from the coding sequence ATGACCGACGAATCGCCCTCCATCGACAAGCTGCTGAAAAACCTCGATCACGCCATGCTCGCCGACCGCCACCGGCTGCGGCGGCAGTTGCTTGAGCTGCGCAAGAAACCCGACGAGGCCAAACTGGGCCAGTGGGTAACGCGGATGCAGGCGTCCTGCGATCAGGTGCTGGCGCGCAAGGCCAGCCTGCCGGTGATTCGTTACGACGACAGCCTGCCGATCGCCGCCAAGCGCGACGAAATCAAAAAGGCGCTGGAAAAGCACCAGGTGCTGATCATCGCCGGTGAGACCGGCTCGGGTAAAACCACCCAGTTGCCAAAGATCTGCCTGGAAATCGGTCGCGGCCAGCACGGCCTGATCGGCCACACCCAGCCGCGCCGGATCGCTGCGCGCAGCGTCGCCAGCCGGGTCGCCGAAGAACTTGGTACGCCGCTGGGCGCGCTGGTCGGTTATCAGGTGCGCTTCGAGGATCAGAGCGATTCCAGCACCCTGATCAAGCTGATGACCGACGGCATCCTGCTGGCGGAAACCCAGAATGACCGGTATCTGGAACGCTATGACACGATCATCGTCGACGAAGCCCACGAACGCAGCCTCAACATCGACTTCCTGCTCGGTTACCTGAAAACCCTGCTGCCGCGCCGTCCCGACCTGAAGGTCATCATCACTTCGGCGACCATCGATCTGGAGCGTTTCTCCAAGCACTTCGATGACGCGCCGATTGTCGAGGTGTCCGGCCGCACCTACCCGGTGGACACCTGGTATCGCCCGCTGACCCTGGAGCAGGACGAAGAGGGCAACCGCGTCGAGGACGACCTGACGGTGGATCAGGCGATCCTCGCCACCCTCGATGAAATCGCCGCTTATGAGCGCAGTGAGCGCCGCAGTCCCGGTGACGTGCTGGTGTTCCTGCCCGGTGAGCGCGAGATTCGTGACGCTGCCGACATGCTGCGCAAGGCCCAGCTCAAACACACCGAAATCCTGCCGTTGTACGCGCGGTTGTCGCCGGCCGAGCAACAGCGGATTTTCCAGTCGCACCCAGGGCGTCGCGTGGTGTTGGCGACCAACGTCGCGGAAACCTCGCTGACCGTGCCGGGCATTCGCTATGTGATCGACAGCGGCACCGCGCGCATCAGCCGCTACAGCTACCGGGCCAAGGTCCAGCGCCTGCCGATCGAAGCCATTTCCCAAGCCAGCGCCAACCAGCGTAAAGGTCGATGCGGGCGGGTCGAGCCGGGTATCTGCATCCGCCTCTACAGCGAAGAAGATTTCCTCGGGCGCCCGGAATTTACCGATCCGGAAATCCTCCGTACCAACCTCGCGGCGGTCATTTTGCAGATGCTGCATCTGCACCTCGGTGAAGTCACCGCGTTCCCGTTCATCGAGCCGCCGGATGGCAAGGCCATCAGCGACGGATACAACCTGCTGCAAGAACTCTCGGCGGTAGACCGCAACAGCCAGTTGACCCCGCTTGGTCGCCAATTGGCGCGGCTGCCGGTGGACCCGCGCATGGGGCGTATGTTGCTGGAAGCGGCGAAGCTCGGCAGCTTGCAGGAAGTGCTGATCGTCGCCAGCGCCATGTCGATCCAGGATCCGCGCGAGCGTCCACCGGAGCGTCAGCAAGCGGCGGATCAGGCTCATGCCCAGTGGAAAGATGCCGACTCGGACTTTGCCGGGCTGGTCAATTTGTGGCGCGGTTTCGAAGAACAGCGCCAGGCGCTGACCGCCAGTCCGCTGCGCAACTGGTGCCGCAAGAATTTCCTGAATTACCTGCGCCTGCGTGAGTGGCGCGACTCCCATCGCCAGTTGAGCCTGATCTGCCGCGACATGCAGTTGAGCCTCAACAAAGAGCCGGCGGACTATCCGAAACTGCACAAAGCGGTGTTGGTGGGGTTGCTCAGTCAGATCGGGCAGAAAACCGAAGAGGGCGATTACCTCGGCGCCCGTCAGCGGCGGTTCTGGATTCATCCGTCGTCGGGCATCGGCAAGAAGCGCCCGCAATGGCTGATGACCGCCGAACTAGTGGAAACCACCAAGCTCTACGCGCGTATGGTCGCCAAGATCGACGCCGACTGGATCGAGCCGCTGGCCGGGCACCTGATCAAGAAAAACCACTTCGAACCCCACTGGGAGAAGAAGCGTGGGCAGGTCGTGGCGTTCGAGCAGATCACCCTGTTCGGCTTGATCGTGGTCGGGCGCAGGCCGGTGCATTACGGCCCGGTCGACCCGGTGGTGTCCCGCGAATTGTTCATCCGCGAAGGTCTGGTGCGCGGTGAGATTCAGTCCAGGGCCACGTGCCTGACGGCCAACAAGCAATTGCTGGAACAGCTCGACGAACTGGAGGCCAAGGCCCGTCGCCGTGACATCCTCGCCGACGAAGAAACCCTGTACGCCTTCTACGACGCACGGCTGCCGGCTGAGATCCACCAGACCGCGACCTTCGACAGCTGGTACCGGATCAACAGCCAGAAAGACCCGCAGCTGCTGATCATGCGCGAAGAAGACGTGCTGGCCCGCGAAGCCAGTGAAGTCACCGCCCAGCACTACCCGGATACGCTGCACATCGGCGATCTGGAATTGGCTCTCAGCTACCACTTCGAACCGAATCACCCGCGCGACGGCGTGACCCTGCGCGTGCCGGCACCGCTGTTGCCGATGCTGCCACCGGAACGCCTGGAATGGCTGGTGCCGGGCGTCATCGAAGCCAAGTGCATTGCCCTGGTGCGCAACCTGCCCAAGGCTTTGCGCAAGAATTTTGTGCCGGTGCCGGATTTCGTCAAGGCGGCCTTGCAACGCATGACTTTTGCCGAGGGCTCGCTACCCCAGGCCCTGGGGCGCGAGCTGCTGCGCATGACAGGTGCGCGGGTCAGCGATGAAGCCTGGGCCGAGGCGGTACAGCAGGTCGAAAGTCATCTGCGGATGAACCTGGAAATTGTCGACGCCCAGGGCAAGTTCCTCGGCGAAGGCCGCGATCTGGCCGAGCTGACTGCGCGTTTCGCCGAGGCCAGCCAAGCGGCGTTGGCGGTGCCGCAAACCGCGAAGAGCCAGCAGCCGGTGGAGCCGAAAGTGTTCGCCGCCGTGGCCGAGAAAACCCAACAGAAGATCGCCGGGCTGTCGATGACGGTCTACCCGGCGCTGGTGGAAGAGGCCGGGACGGTCAAGGAAGGGCGTTTCTCGACGCCGGCCGAAGCCGAGTTCCAGCATCGCCGTGCCCTGCAACGCTTGCTGATGCAGCAACTGGCCGAACCTGCGAAGTTCCTGCGCGGCAAGTTGCCGGGCCTGACCGAACTGGGCCTGCTGTACCGCGACATGGGGCGCGTCGATGCGCTGGTGGAAGACATTCTGCTGGCCAGCCTCGACAGTTGCATTCTTGAAGGTGAAGACCCGTTGCCCCGTGACGGCGCCGCTCTGGCGTCCCTGGCCGAGCGCAAGCGTGGCGCCTGGACCGAGCACGCCGAGCGTGTGGCGAAGCTGACCCTGGAGATCCTCAAGCTTTGGCATGGCCTGCAAAAACGCTTCAAGGGCAAGATTGATCTGGCGCAAGCCGTGGCCCTGAACGACATCAAGCAGCAGCTCAGCCACTTGGTGTATCCGGGATTTGTCCGGGAAACGCCGATGCAGTGGCTCAAGGAATTGCCGCGTTACCTCAAGGCGATTGAACAGCGCTTTGAAAAAATCGGTGCCCAGGTGCAGCGCGACCGGGTCTGGAGTGGCGAGTTGTCCGGCCTGTGGACGCAATACCAGACCCGCGCCAACAAACACGCCCAGGAAGGCAAGCGCGATCCGCAACTGGAGTTGTATCGCTGGTGGCTGGAGGAATACCGGGTTTCGCTGTTTGCCCAGCAATTGGGGACCAAAGTGCCGATTTCCGACAAGCGCCTGAACAAGCAGTGGTCGCAAGTCGAACCGTAG
- a CDS encoding beta-ketoacyl-ACP synthase III, with the protein MHNVVISGTGLYTPANSISNEELVQSFNTYVGQFNADNADAIARGEVEALTESSAAFIEKASGIKSRFVMDKEGILDPQRMAPRLPERSNDEWSVLCQMAIGAAEQALQRAGKTAADIDGVIVACSNLQRAYPAIAIEVQEALGIQGFGFDMNVACSSATFGIQTAANSVQLGQARAVLMVNPEVCTGHLNFRDRDSHFIFGDAATAVIIERADLATSKYQFDIVSTKLLTKFSNNIRNNFGFLNRAAEEGIGARDKLFVQEGRKVFKEVCPLVAELISEHLQENQLNVSDVKRFWLHQANLSMNHLIVKKLLGRDATEQEAPVILDTYANTSSAGSVIAFHKNQDDLAAGSLAVLSSFGAGYSIGSVLLRKR; encoded by the coding sequence ATGCATAACGTCGTCATCAGCGGCACCGGCCTGTACACCCCGGCCAACAGCATTTCCAACGAAGAGCTGGTGCAGTCTTTCAATACTTACGTCGGGCAATTCAACGCCGACAACGCCGATGCCATCGCGCGCGGTGAAGTGGAAGCATTGACCGAGTCCAGCGCCGCGTTCATCGAAAAAGCCTCGGGCATCAAGAGCCGCTTTGTCATGGACAAGGAAGGCATCCTCGACCCGCAACGCATGGCCCCACGCCTGCCGGAGCGCTCCAATGACGAGTGGTCGGTGCTTTGCCAGATGGCCATCGGCGCGGCCGAACAAGCCTTGCAGCGCGCCGGCAAGACCGCGGCGGACATCGACGGCGTAATCGTCGCCTGTTCCAACCTGCAGCGCGCCTACCCGGCCATTGCCATTGAAGTCCAGGAAGCGCTCGGTATCCAGGGTTTCGGCTTCGACATGAACGTGGCGTGCTCGTCCGCAACCTTCGGCATCCAGACTGCCGCCAACAGCGTGCAACTGGGCCAGGCCCGGGCGGTCCTGATGGTCAACCCGGAAGTCTGCACTGGCCACCTGAACTTCCGTGACCGCGACAGCCACTTCATCTTCGGCGACGCTGCCACAGCAGTGATCATCGAGCGTGCCGACCTGGCGACGTCCAAGTACCAGTTCGACATCGTCAGCACCAAGCTGCTGACCAAGTTCTCCAACAACATCCGCAACAACTTCGGCTTCCTCAACCGCGCGGCGGAAGAGGGCATCGGTGCCAGGGACAAACTGTTCGTGCAGGAAGGCCGCAAGGTGTTCAAGGAAGTCTGCCCGTTGGTTGCCGAGCTGATCAGTGAGCATCTGCAAGAGAACCAGTTGAACGTCAGCGACGTTAAGCGCTTCTGGCTGCACCAGGCCAACCTCAGCATGAACCATCTGATCGTCAAGAAGCTGCTGGGCCGCGACGCCACCGAACAGGAAGCGCCGGTGATTCTCGACACCTACGCCAACACCAGTTCCGCCGGTTCCGTGATTGCGTTCCACAAGAACCAGGACGATCTGGCCGCCGGTTCGCTGGCCGTGCTCAGTTCGTTTGGTGCCGGTTATTCGATTGGTAGCGTGTTGCTGCGCAAGCGCTGA
- a CDS encoding DMT family transporter, with the protein MFVLSKKSALAAASTSLFVLLWSSGAIFSKWGLAHASPFAFLMFRFVIALGGLVLLVPLLKLKLPKGGKPMLYAMATGVVLLGAYQIFYLLALDLKVTPGVMATIMGVQPILTVVLMERQRTWSRMFGLALGLTGLVMVVYQGIGLAGISLAGMLFGLLALASMTFGSIMQKRITDNPLGTLPVQYLAGLLLCGIFVPFQPFHFEHSSGFILPVLWMGLVVSVLATLLLYRLIARGNLVNVTSLFYLVPAVTAVMDYLIFGNRLAMLSLFGMLLIIVGLVFVFRKSA; encoded by the coding sequence ATGTTTGTCCTTTCGAAAAAGTCCGCGCTCGCGGCGGCGTCCACGAGCCTGTTTGTTCTGCTGTGGAGCAGCGGGGCGATTTTCTCCAAATGGGGGCTGGCTCACGCGTCGCCCTTCGCCTTCTTGATGTTTCGTTTCGTCATCGCCCTAGGTGGTCTGGTGCTGCTGGTGCCGTTGCTCAAGCTGAAGTTGCCCAAGGGCGGCAAACCGATGTTGTATGCGATGGCCACCGGCGTGGTGTTGTTGGGGGCTTATCAGATTTTCTACCTGCTGGCCCTGGACCTTAAAGTCACGCCCGGGGTGATGGCGACCATCATGGGCGTGCAGCCGATCCTCACCGTAGTGCTGATGGAGCGCCAGCGTACCTGGAGCCGGATGTTCGGTCTGGCACTGGGGCTGACCGGGTTGGTCATGGTGGTCTATCAGGGCATCGGACTGGCCGGGATATCGCTGGCCGGGATGCTTTTCGGTTTACTCGCGCTGGCGAGCATGACGTTTGGATCAATCATGCAGAAACGCATCACCGACAATCCCCTCGGCACACTGCCGGTGCAGTATCTGGCCGGACTGCTGTTGTGCGGGATTTTCGTACCCTTCCAGCCGTTTCACTTCGAGCACAGCAGCGGTTTCATTCTGCCGGTGTTGTGGATGGGGCTGGTGGTGTCGGTGCTGGCGACGCTGTTGCTGTACCGCTTGATCGCCCGGGGCAATCTGGTGAATGTCACCAGTCTGTTTTACCTGGTGCCGGCGGTAACGGCGGTGATGGACTATTTGATCTTTGGCAATCGCCTGGCAATGTTGAGCCTGTTCGGCATGCTGTTGATCATTGTCGGTCTGGTGTTTGTGTTCCGTAAATCTGCATAA
- the aceK gene encoding bifunctional isocitrate dehydrogenase kinase/phosphatase, with amino-acid sequence MPQQWPAADIARLILDGFDDYREHFRQITDGARARFEQAKWQETQSASAARINLYEDKVGETVERLRTAFDADTLDVSCWPLVKSAYISLIDLRFDDELSETWYNSIFCGLFSHDLISDGCMFIHTTRPSLRRARAAQTRTYKPQGQLSAMLASIFADYRFSEDYADLSGDLKRLEAQLRENLPDWVCKDPELSVELFSSVLYRNKGAYLVGRIYTADEQWPLAIPLLHLEGRGIQIDALITDEADVSIIFSFTRSYFMVDVPVPAEFIGFLRRILPGKHIAELYTSIGFYKHGKSEFYRALINHLANTDDQFIMAPGVRGMVMSVFTLPGFNTVFKIIKDRFSPSKNVDRATVIEKYRLVKSVDRVGRMADTQEFADFRFPLSKFDPACLEELLEVAPSTVSVEGDTVLIRHCWTERRMTPLNLYLENANEAQVREALEDYGLAIKQLAAANIFPGDMLLKNFGVTRHGRVVFYDYDEICFLTEANFRHIPLPRTPEDEMASEPWYSIGPLDVFPEEFPPFLFADFGQRKLFDQLHGELYNADYWKSLQEAIRAGKVIDVFPYRRKGLDNE; translated from the coding sequence ATGCCGCAGCAATGGCCAGCCGCCGACATCGCTCGCTTGATCCTCGATGGCTTTGACGATTACCGCGAGCATTTTCGCCAGATCACCGACGGCGCCCGGGCCCGCTTCGAGCAAGCCAAGTGGCAAGAGACGCAGTCGGCGTCCGCGGCACGGATCAATCTGTACGAAGACAAGGTCGGTGAAACGGTGGAGCGACTGCGCACCGCGTTTGACGCCGACACGCTGGACGTCAGTTGCTGGCCGCTGGTCAAAAGCGCCTACATCAGCCTGATCGACCTGCGCTTCGACGATGAACTGTCCGAGACCTGGTACAACTCGATCTTCTGCGGGCTGTTCAGCCATGACCTGATCAGCGACGGCTGCATGTTCATCCACACCACCCGGCCGAGCCTGCGCCGAGCCCGGGCCGCGCAAACCCGCACCTACAAACCGCAAGGCCAATTGTCGGCGATGCTCGCCAGCATCTTCGCCGACTACCGCTTCAGCGAGGATTACGCCGACCTGTCCGGTGACCTGAAGCGCCTCGAAGCGCAACTGCGCGAGAACCTGCCGGACTGGGTGTGCAAGGACCCGGAGCTGAGCGTCGAGCTGTTTTCCTCGGTGTTGTACCGCAATAAAGGCGCGTACCTGGTGGGGCGCATCTACACCGCTGACGAGCAATGGCCGCTGGCAATTCCATTGCTGCACCTGGAGGGGCGCGGCATCCAGATCGATGCGCTGATCACCGACGAAGCGGACGTGTCGATCATCTTCTCGTTCACCCGCTCGTATTTCATGGTGGATGTGCCGGTGCCGGCGGAGTTCATCGGCTTCCTGCGGCGTATCCTGCCGGGCAAGCACATTGCCGAGCTGTACACCTCGATTGGCTTCTACAAGCACGGCAAGTCGGAGTTCTACCGGGCGCTGATCAATCACCTGGCCAACACCGACGACCAGTTCATCATGGCCCCCGGCGTGCGCGGCATGGTCATGAGCGTGTTCACCCTGCCGGGTTTCAACACCGTATTCAAAATCATCAAGGACCGTTTCTCGCCGTCGAAAAACGTCGACCGCGCCACGGTGATCGAAAAGTACCGCCTAGTGAAAAGCGTCGACCGGGTCGGGCGCATGGCCGATACCCAGGAGTTCGCCGATTTCCGTTTTCCCCTGAGCAAGTTCGATCCGGCATGCCTGGAGGAACTGCTGGAAGTCGCGCCGTCGACGGTGTCGGTGGAAGGTGACACGGTGCTGATCCGTCACTGCTGGACCGAGCGCCGCATGACCCCGCTGAACCTCTACCTGGAAAACGCCAACGAGGCGCAGGTGCGCGAGGCCCTGGAAGACTACGGGCTGGCGATCAAGCAACTGGCGGCGGCCAACATCTTTCCCGGCGACATGCTGTTGAAGAACTTCGGGGTGACCCGTCACGGTCGTGTGGTGTTCTACGACTATGATGAGATCTGCTTTCTGACTGAGGCCAACTTTCGCCATATCCCGCTACCGCGTACACCCGAAGATGAAATGGCGTCCGAACCGTGGTACTCGATCGGGCCGCTGGACGTGTTTCCGGAAGAGTTTCCGCCGTTCCTGTTTGCCGATTTCGGGCAACGCAAGTTGTTCGATCAGCTGCATGGCGAGTTGTACAACGCCGATTACTGGAAAAGCCTGCAGGAGGCGATTCGGGCGGGGAAGGTGATTGATGTGTTTCCGTATCGGCGCAAGGGTTTGGACAACGAGTAG
- a CDS encoding putative porin, which translates to MRLASTKTAAALCGGLLLAMSVPASAAVDAKLLDMLKANGSITNAQYSELQAELARDQKDQQIARQAQQETNEQIAATAKKTDTLSAFDQKLAWAAKTQFKGDVRFRQENVHNDGVPNNKDQDRQRIRARLGAYSEINPQVDTGIRIATGSNDDARSTNQDLNNYFDKKQIWLDQGYIDYHPDAIKNLHLVGGKMPQQWVSMGDIIWDSDINPEGLAVTYKYPLSGSTELFGSAGHYTLKDNVDGEGVQFKHDLRLYAGQLGARFAITDSMKMTLGGSLYSYDNDSSSACPTSGTVTAPCALAVNGNSPGETFKLYEGFGQLDFSNLPVPLSIYGQYVNNTDASNDQDTGWLAGVKSKVYGFNLDYNYRDVQRNAVVGAFTDSDFANGFTGSRGSKLKVSYDLDKNFALGATYFMATSDQTNANIKKTDSDINTLQLDAEAKF; encoded by the coding sequence ATGCGTCTTGCTTCCACGAAAACTGCGGCGGCCTTGTGCGGTGGCCTGTTGCTGGCCATGAGTGTTCCGGCCAGTGCCGCAGTCGACGCCAAACTGCTCGACATGCTCAAAGCTAACGGCTCGATCACCAACGCGCAGTACAGCGAACTGCAAGCCGAGCTGGCCAGGGATCAGAAAGACCAACAGATCGCCCGTCAGGCTCAGCAAGAGACCAACGAGCAAATCGCGGCCACCGCGAAGAAAACCGACACACTGAGCGCTTTCGACCAGAAGCTTGCATGGGCGGCAAAGACTCAGTTCAAAGGCGACGTGCGCTTCCGTCAGGAAAACGTCCACAACGATGGCGTGCCGAACAACAAGGACCAGGATCGTCAGCGCATTCGTGCCCGCCTGGGTGCCTACAGCGAAATCAACCCGCAGGTCGACACCGGTATCCGTATCGCCACCGGCAGCAACGACGACGCTCGCTCCACCAACCAGGACCTGAACAACTACTTCGACAAGAAGCAGATCTGGCTGGACCAGGGTTACATCGACTACCACCCGGACGCGATCAAGAACCTGCACCTGGTGGGCGGCAAGATGCCACAACAATGGGTGAGCATGGGCGACATCATCTGGGATAGCGACATCAACCCGGAAGGTCTGGCCGTCACCTACAAATACCCACTGAGCGGCAGCACCGAGCTGTTCGGTAGCGCCGGTCACTACACCCTCAAGGACAACGTCGACGGTGAAGGCGTGCAGTTCAAGCACGACCTGCGTCTGTACGCTGGCCAGTTGGGTGCGCGCTTCGCCATCACCGACAGCATGAAAATGACCTTGGGCGGCAGTCTCTACTCCTACGACAACGACAGCAGCAGTGCCTGCCCTACCAGCGGCACCGTTACTGCGCCATGCGCCCTGGCCGTCAACGGCAACAGCCCGGGCGAAACCTTCAAACTGTACGAAGGCTTCGGTCAGCTGGACTTCAGCAACCTGCCAGTACCGCTGTCGATCTACGGTCAGTACGTCAACAACACCGATGCCAGCAACGACCAGGACACCGGCTGGTTGGCCGGTGTGAAGTCCAAGGTCTACGGTTTCAACCTGGACTACAACTACCGCGACGTGCAGCGTAACGCTGTGGTTGGCGCCTTCACCGACTCCGACTTCGCCAACGGCTTCACCGGTTCGCGCGGCAGCAAGCTGAAAGTGAGCTACGACCTGGACAAGAACTTTGCCCTGGGCGCGACCTACTTCATGGCGACCTCGGACCAGACCAACGCCAACATCAAGAAAACCGATTCGGACATCAACACCCTGCAACTGGATGCCGAAGCGAAGTTCTGA
- a CDS encoding DMT family transporter, which translates to MNPVDIFRLLSLAAIWGASFLFMRIIAPVIGSIPTAFFRVSIAAAGLLVILGLMRISWDFKGKLKTVMLLGVINSGIPATLYSVAAQVLPAGYSSIFNATTPLMGVLIGGLFFHERLTGAKLGGVFLGLFGVGVLTRAGPVAFDMQLLMGAVACLLATTCYGFAGFLARRWLDQAGGLDSRLSALGSMLGATLFLLPLFGYSVISQPPASWGGWGVWLSLLGLGLGCTAFAYIIYFRLLSSIGPVKSMTTTFLIPLFGVLWGALFLDEPLSMAHIYGGLLIALALWLVLKPAAVKPGLVADR; encoded by the coding sequence GTGAACCCCGTCGATATTTTCCGTTTACTGTCCCTAGCGGCCATTTGGGGGGCCAGTTTTCTGTTCATGCGCATCATCGCCCCGGTGATCGGCAGCATTCCCACCGCTTTTTTCCGTGTATCGATAGCCGCTGCCGGACTGCTGGTGATTCTCGGGCTGATGCGCATCAGTTGGGATTTCAAGGGCAAACTCAAGACCGTGATGCTGCTCGGGGTGATCAACTCCGGGATTCCGGCGACGCTCTATTCGGTGGCCGCACAGGTGCTGCCAGCCGGTTACTCGTCGATTTTCAATGCCACGACACCCTTGATGGGTGTGCTGATCGGCGGCCTGTTTTTCCATGAAAGGCTCACTGGCGCCAAACTGGGCGGCGTGTTCCTGGGCCTGTTCGGCGTGGGCGTGCTGACCCGTGCCGGTCCGGTGGCGTTCGACATGCAACTGCTGATGGGTGCCGTCGCCTGCCTGCTCGCGACTACTTGCTACGGATTTGCAGGGTTTCTGGCCCGCCGCTGGCTCGATCAGGCCGGAGGTCTCGACAGCCGTTTGTCGGCACTGGGCAGCATGCTCGGCGCGACGTTGTTCCTGCTGCCGCTGTTCGGCTACAGCGTGATCAGCCAGCCACCGGCGAGCTGGGGCGGCTGGGGTGTCTGGCTCTCGTTGCTGGGGTTGGGTCTGGGATGCACAGCGTTTGCGTACATTATTTACTTCCGGCTCCTGAGTTCGATTGGTCCGGTGAAATCGATGACTACGACCTTTTTGATCCCGCTGTTCGGCGTGTTGTGGGGGGCGCTGTTTCTCGATGAACCGCTGTCGATGGCACATATCTATGGCGGGTTGTTGATTGCGCTGGCGTTGTGGTTGGTGTTGAAGCCGGCTGCGGTGAAACCGGGCCTGGTGGCTGACCGGTAG